A stretch of the Candidatus Micrarchaeota archaeon genome encodes the following:
- a CDS encoding valine--tRNA ligase, with the protein MYDASIDDKWNRYWLDNGIGLFDEKNRDKKAYVIDTPPPFTSGTLHMGHVTSYSLIDFIARYKRMKGFNVLYPQGWDTQGFPTEKAVEKKFGFGLSREEFYNKCVEIAQANLDKMKEQMYRMGFSPDYRHEYTTMSQEYRAKVQLSLIMMHDKGMVYRGNYPVEWCWKDRSAIAHAETEEKEEETVLSYLNFEVEGSSGRSITIATTRPELLHACVAVAINPKDERFKNLRGSRIKTPIFGASVDVIEDDSVDMEFGTGAEMVCTFGDKVDREMYYRHKLRMIESMDEKGLLKNAQKFTGMRVTDARAEIIKALEEAGALVKKETVKHAIKVHDRCGTPIELIMSVQWFIKVKEYTEKIKLLANEIKWVPEFTKRYLEDWANFIDYDWIISRNRVFGTPLPFWYCEKCGFIATPGRESLPVDPARDGAPHEKCPKCGGPLKGETATCDVWVDSSITPLIISGWPDNRELFGMAYPTALRLQGTEIIRTWAFYTIFRSWALTENKPFENMLVHGMILAPDGKRMSKSKGIGASPDEVLAKYPVDTVRLWCALSSAIGKDKPFIYNDVEFAKSFITKLFNSFAFVETALKEAGEPVPFEVASSGIGTFDMWILNRLNSVVKDVNDSYEKFNFYDAANTAINFYWHEFCDYYIESVKYRIYSKEKGMEESRHAAAHVLKHVLDTILKLLAPIMPHASEELFSKMKGSSIFLEGFPENLDIRSGSDYVINGIIFKSAVVGIDYESVGAFLNAIISDVRKAKAREKKALNFEITSININVPEEYYKATLSSKEELVQICKAKKVEIAKGEYSVTVNI; encoded by the coding sequence ATGTATGATGCATCTATAGACGACAAATGGAACAGGTACTGGCTGGACAACGGGATAGGCCTTTTCGACGAAAAAAACAGGGACAAAAAGGCCTATGTCATAGACACGCCGCCGCCGTTCACCTCTGGTACCCTGCACATGGGCCACGTGACAAGCTACAGCTTGATCGACTTCATCGCAAGATACAAGCGCATGAAGGGCTTTAACGTGTTGTACCCGCAGGGGTGGGACACCCAGGGCTTCCCCACCGAGAAGGCGGTCGAGAAAAAATTCGGATTCGGGCTTTCGCGCGAGGAATTCTACAATAAATGCGTGGAGATAGCGCAGGCGAACCTGGACAAGATGAAGGAGCAGATGTACAGGATGGGATTCTCGCCGGACTATAGGCATGAATATACCACGATGTCGCAAGAATACAGGGCCAAGGTGCAGCTTTCGCTGATAATGATGCATGACAAGGGAATGGTATACAGGGGGAACTATCCGGTAGAATGGTGCTGGAAGGACAGGTCGGCGATAGCGCATGCGGAAACCGAGGAAAAGGAGGAGGAAACCGTGCTTTCGTACCTGAATTTTGAGGTAGAGGGCTCCAGCGGTAGGAGCATTACCATAGCAACCACAAGGCCGGAGCTGCTTCATGCGTGCGTTGCGGTTGCGATAAACCCGAAGGACGAAAGGTTCAAAAATCTAAGGGGCAGCAGGATTAAAACGCCGATATTCGGGGCGTCAGTGGATGTCATAGAAGACGACAGCGTCGACATGGAGTTCGGGACAGGGGCAGAGATGGTCTGCACGTTCGGCGACAAGGTCGACAGGGAAATGTACTACAGGCACAAGCTCAGGATGATAGAATCCATGGACGAGAAGGGCCTGCTGAAAAACGCCCAGAAGTTTACCGGAATGAGGGTAACCGATGCAAGGGCTGAGATCATAAAGGCGCTTGAGGAGGCAGGGGCGCTGGTCAAGAAGGAAACGGTGAAGCACGCCATAAAGGTGCACGACAGGTGCGGCACCCCGATAGAACTTATCATGTCCGTCCAGTGGTTCATAAAAGTCAAGGAGTATACTGAGAAGATAAAGCTGCTCGCAAACGAGATAAAGTGGGTGCCCGAGTTCACGAAAAGATATCTGGAGGATTGGGCGAACTTCATAGATTACGACTGGATAATATCCAGGAACAGGGTATTCGGGACGCCGCTGCCGTTCTGGTACTGCGAGAAGTGCGGCTTCATAGCAACGCCAGGGCGCGAGAGCCTACCGGTGGATCCTGCAAGGGACGGCGCACCGCATGAAAAATGCCCGAAATGCGGCGGCCCGCTGAAGGGGGAGACCGCAACCTGCGACGTCTGGGTCGATTCCTCGATAACGCCGCTCATAATCTCCGGATGGCCGGACAACAGGGAGCTTTTTGGCATGGCATATCCGACCGCGCTCAGATTACAGGGCACAGAGATAATAAGGACCTGGGCCTTTTACACCATATTCAGGTCATGGGCGCTCACCGAAAACAAGCCCTTTGAGAACATGCTCGTGCACGGGATGATACTCGCCCCGGACGGCAAGAGGATGAGCAAGAGCAAGGGCATAGGCGCATCCCCCGACGAGGTGCTTGCTAAGTACCCTGTCGATACAGTCAGGCTGTGGTGCGCCCTTAGCAGCGCCATAGGCAAGGACAAGCCGTTCATATACAACGACGTGGAATTCGCAAAGAGCTTCATAACCAAGCTGTTCAACTCCTTCGCCTTCGTGGAAACCGCGCTGAAGGAGGCAGGCGAGCCCGTGCCCTTTGAAGTTGCGAGCAGCGGCATCGGCACATTCGACATGTGGATACTCAACAGGCTCAACAGCGTAGTGAAGGACGTGAACGATTCATACGAAAAATTCAATTTCTACGATGCCGCGAACACCGCGATAAACTTTTACTGGCACGAGTTCTGCGACTATTACATAGAGAGCGTGAAATACAGGATATATTCCAAGGAGAAAGGCATGGAGGAGAGCAGGCACGCCGCGGCGCACGTGTTGAAGCATGTGCTTGACACGATACTGAAGCTGCTCGCACCGATAATGCCGCACGCATCGGAGGAGCTGTTCTCTAAGATGAAGGGCAGCAGCATATTCCTGGAGGGCTTCCCGGAGAACCTGGATATAAGATCAGGCTCGGACTACGTGATAAACGGTATAATATTCAAGAGCGCGGTAGTGGGCATAGACTACGAGAGCGTCGGCGCGTTCCTCAACGCCATAATAAGCGACGTGAGGAAGGCGAAGGCAAGGGAGAAGAAGGCGCTCAACTTCGAGATAACATCAATTAATATAAATGTTCCTGAAGAATATTATAAAGCAACCTTATCCTCTAAAGAGGAGCTTGTGCAGATATGCAAGGCTAAGAAGGTAGAGATAGCAAAAGGAGAGTACTCAGTTACTGTGAATATATAA
- a CDS encoding TRAM domain-containing protein — protein sequence MKHGESNEGDFEEGGERHGGGRGRRVMNMNPNYFLPKPVKVGDEVEVKVEAVASKGDGIAKKDGFVIFIKGAKEGDTVKVRITDVKARFAIGELVA from the coding sequence ATGAAACATGGAGAAAGCAATGAAGGAGACTTCGAAGAAGGCGGAGAAAGGCATGGGGGCGGAAGAGGAAGGCGTGTAATGAACATGAATCCAAACTATTTCCTGCCAAAGCCGGTAAAGGTGGGCGACGAGGTCGAAGTGAAGGTGGAGGCGGTGGCGTCTAAGGGCGACGGCATAGCCAAGAAGGACGGATTTGTAATCTTTATAAAGGGCGCAAAGGAGGGCGACACGGTAAAGGTTAGGATCACGGACGTGAAGGCAAGGTTCGCAATAGGCGAGCTCGTAGCTTAA
- a CDS encoding HAD family hydrolase, whose translation MPSDKKKLMDHDLFVFDWDGTLNSMRLTMRVNEAVKRALHIWNKDSKIKDFRHVDYDLKRRLKEEEMKNDIMTNLFDIFLNLSRPKLHNDSMRLIRKLRGRGKKTAIFSNGRGSRVIRELRILNMMDSFDVIVSARDLHALKPNPTGLKAILNTTKVRPGRCIYIGDMVDDVITAKLANVHSCAVSCGFDSQHRLSSIKPDYLFRSIEDLYMHL comes from the coding sequence CCTCAACAGCATGAGGCTCACGATGCGCGTGAACGAGGCGGTAAAGAGGGCGCTGCACATATGGAACAAGGACAGCAAGATAAAGGACTTCAGGCACGTGGACTATGACCTCAAGAGAAGGCTGAAAGAGGAGGAGATGAAGAACGACATAATGACCAACCTTTTCGACATATTCCTGAACCTTAGCAGGCCGAAGCTGCACAACGACTCGATGAGGCTGATAAGGAAATTGAGGGGCAGGGGCAAGAAGACGGCGATATTCTCCAACGGGAGGGGGAGCAGGGTCATAAGGGAGCTCCGAATACTCAACATGATGGACAGCTTCGACGTCATAGTGAGCGCAAGGGACCTGCATGCGCTGAAGCCCAACCCCACGGGGCTGAAGGCGATACTCAACACGACGAAGGTGAGGCCCGGGCGGTGCATATACATAGGGGACATGGTGGACGACGTCATAACCGCCAAGCTCGCGAATGTGCATTCATGCGCGGTATCGTGCGGCTTCGACAGCCAGCACAGACTTAGCAGCATAAAGCCGGATTACCTCTTCAGGAGCATAGAGGACCTGTACATGCACCTGTGA